A genomic segment from Nicotiana tabacum cultivar K326 chromosome 7, ASM71507v2, whole genome shotgun sequence encodes:
- the LOC107776594 gene encoding dirigent protein 23-like: MERVALLVILLVIIFGWAEGQDQESWAKRVESGKEVVTTLQFYFHDKLSGSNPSAVRIAQAAETNNSATIFGALLMIDDPLTIGPDPTSKLLGRARGLYGSAGQTDLGLIMVLNYGFTDGIYQGSSFSLLSLNPAMNPVREMAIVGGTGLFRLARGYAIAQTYSANPNGDAIVGYNVTIVTYI; encoded by the coding sequence ATGGAAAGGGTTGCTCTACTTGTCATATTGTTAGTGATAATATTTGGATGGGCTGAAGGACAAGACCAAGAGTCATGGGCCAAGAGGGTAGAATCAGGCAAAGAAGTAGTAACAACTCTTCAATTCTATTTTCATGATAAACTCAGTGGATCCAATCCAAGTGCAGTCAGGATAGCCCAAGCAGCTGAGACCAACAATTCGGCTACAATATTTGGGGCTTTACTTATGATTGATGATCCACTTACTATTGGACCAGACCCAACTTCAAAGTTATTGGGCCGAGCCCGTGGTCTTTACGGGTCAGCTGGTCAAACTGATTTGGGCCTTATCATGGTGCTCAACTATGGGTTCACAGATGGTATTTACCAAGGTAGTTCGTTTAGCCTGCTAAGCTTGAACCCGGCAATGAACCCGGTTCGTGAAATGGCTATTGTTGGTGGGACCGGTCTATTCCGGTTGGCTCGTGGGTATGCTATTGCTCAAACCTATTCGGCGAATCCTAATGGTGATGCTATTGTTGGCTATAATGTTACCATTGTCACATATATTTga